Proteins from a single region of Planctomycetia bacterium:
- the gltX gene encoding glutamate--tRNA ligase, producing MTVRTRFAPSPTGYLHIGGVRTALFNWLFARRHGGQFLLRIDDTDQERNVEAALAPILHGFRWLGLDWDEGPEVGGKHAPYYQSQRLPRYQDAAKKLLASGHAYRDFATPDELKAERDAAEAEKRPYTYSRRWMAETEAQAKAYEAEGRLGVVRLKMPREGSLLIPDLVRGDVTFEWSREQDHVVQRADGTCLYHLASVVDDFDFEISHVIRAEEHLSNTPRQIFIAQSLGYPLPQYAHLPYVAEPGSKNKLSKRKIAQYLKNPDFKKVNEHGNVIAQAMGLTTNADTFNPVIVDFYEQVGYLPDAILNYLVLLGWSLDDKTEFFTRDEMIANFTLERVTKAPASFDPKKLWSFQDHYMQQFPIKQKVAKVLPYLQRAGFITTPPSCDTAPILTKILEAAGNRVKTFGDILDYTNFFTADEQLTYDEPAFDKSIRAPGAVELLTKYSSQLATVEPYEVAPLEAFTQAFIAAEGKKIGELIHPLRVALTGKGVGLGLFDTLVILGRERSQKRIELAIKRI from the coding sequence ATGACGGTACGCACTCGCTTCGCTCCCAGCCCGACCGGTTATTTGCACATCGGCGGCGTCCGCACGGCGCTGTTCAACTGGCTCTTCGCGCGCCGCCACGGCGGGCAGTTCTTGCTGCGCATCGACGACACGGACCAAGAGCGTAACGTCGAAGCGGCCCTGGCGCCGATCTTACACGGCTTCCGCTGGCTCGGGCTCGATTGGGACGAAGGACCGGAAGTCGGCGGCAAGCACGCACCGTATTATCAATCGCAACGTTTGCCGCGCTACCAAGACGCCGCGAAGAAGCTGCTCGCCTCGGGCCACGCCTATCGCGACTTCGCCACGCCCGACGAGCTGAAAGCGGAACGCGACGCGGCCGAAGCCGAGAAGCGGCCGTATACCTACAGTCGCCGGTGGATGGCCGAAACCGAGGCCCAAGCGAAGGCGTATGAGGCGGAAGGCCGGCTCGGCGTCGTCCGGTTGAAGATGCCCCGCGAAGGTTCGCTGCTGATCCCCGATCTCGTGCGCGGCGATGTGACGTTCGAGTGGTCGCGCGAACAAGACCACGTCGTCCAACGGGCCGACGGCACGTGCCTTTATCACTTAGCAAGTGTCGTCGACGATTTCGATTTCGAGATCTCGCACGTCATTCGGGCCGAAGAACACCTCTCGAACACGCCACGCCAAATTTTTATTGCGCAGTCGCTCGGATACCCGCTGCCGCAGTACGCGCATCTGCCGTACGTGGCCGAGCCGGGGAGCAAGAACAAGCTGAGCAAGCGGAAGATCGCGCAGTATCTCAAGAACCCCGACTTCAAGAAGGTGAACGAACACGGCAACGTCATCGCGCAAGCGATGGGGCTCACGACGAACGCCGATACGTTCAATCCGGTGATCGTCGACTTTTACGAGCAGGTCGGGTATCTGCCCGACGCGATCTTGAACTACTTAGTGCTGCTCGGCTGGTCGCTCGACGATAAGACCGAGTTTTTCACGCGCGATGAGATGATCGCGAACTTCACGCTCGAGCGCGTCACAAAAGCGCCGGCGAGCTTCGACCCGAAAAAGCTGTGGTCGTTCCAAGACCATTATATGCAGCAGTTTCCGATCAAGCAGAAGGTGGCGAAGGTGCTGCCGTACCTGCAACGAGCCGGCTTCATCACCACGCCGCCGTCCTGCGACACCGCGCCGATCTTGACGAAGATCCTCGAAGCGGCCGGCAACCGCGTGAAAACATTCGGCGACATTTTGGATTACACCAATTTCTTCACCGCCGACGAGCAACTCACGTACGACGAGCCGGCCTTCGACAAGAGCATCCGTGCGCCGGGGGCCGTCGAACTGCTGACGAAATACAGCTCGCAGCTCGCCACGGTCGAACCGTACGAAGTCGCCCCACTGGAAGCATTCACGCAAGCGTTTATCGCGGCGGAAGGAAAAAAAATCGGCGAGCTGATCCACCCGTTACGCGTGGCACTGACGGGCAAAGGAGTCGGCCTTGGGCTATTCGACACGCTAGTGATCTTGGGGCGCGAGCGGTCGCAAAAACGGATTGAGTTGGCGATTAAACGGATCTAG
- a CDS encoding glycosyltransferase family 39 protein — MLSRASILALLMLLSLAQQWRLIAHAPLPAQDAVEFVGIAQQIQFDGAAATIRSQPVAPLFPLLLYATHAALTGVGLLDDAAWGRAAQVAAALPLLLAVVPVGLLSWRLVGREAGLLAAILFCVLPASSRLGADGISDSLHLCLAAWSLWALVVASERVGRSACAWSLLSGALVGAALLCRAEALVIAGAVALATVPVLGARWRYSAAFACGCLVCLVPYVASGVTGATEIAERLRGGATASSERPLNRNSVSDDRISSETESAEAAPLYQDEKPLLFGRKDRSRSIRLQNIWAVTLAYCGEFLQAGGYFVLPLAVIGIGALRHRKLHPSFSLLGLFTAIFCLVAFIFAARQGYIASRHFLLPVLAMLPYASAGLVAIGQQLRTRFFADSDTRGIARGLTTALAGACVLVTLRPLHGTHTAHRRAADWLRSSAAVEGTVLDQHGWTALFTGRPTYRFDAAEKALVDRQLRYVLVDRIDLEAESRRGESLRAVLGSADRADVCFPDARGRCDHDVLLFHRTAQDNDEVRLASDHARFRLTAHREMSHAR, encoded by the coding sequence ATGCTATCGCGCGCTTCGATCCTTGCGCTGCTCATGCTCCTGAGCTTGGCTCAGCAGTGGCGGCTGATTGCGCATGCGCCGCTGCCTGCACAGGACGCCGTCGAGTTCGTCGGCATCGCGCAACAGATCCAGTTCGACGGAGCGGCGGCGACCATACGCAGTCAGCCCGTCGCGCCGTTGTTTCCCCTCCTGCTCTATGCGACCCACGCAGCACTCACCGGCGTCGGCTTACTCGACGACGCAGCCTGGGGGCGAGCCGCGCAAGTCGCTGCGGCGCTGCCGTTGCTACTCGCCGTCGTCCCGGTTGGTCTGCTGTCGTGGCGGCTGGTCGGTCGTGAGGCGGGGCTGCTCGCGGCGATTCTCTTTTGCGTGCTTCCCGCGTCGTCTCGTTTGGGGGCCGATGGGATCAGCGATAGCTTGCATCTTTGCTTGGCCGCGTGGAGCTTGTGGGCTCTCGTCGTTGCGAGCGAGCGCGTCGGCCGGAGTGCTTGCGCGTGGTCGCTGCTGAGTGGAGCGCTGGTCGGGGCGGCGCTGCTTTGCCGTGCCGAGGCGCTGGTCATCGCGGGCGCGGTGGCGCTCGCTACGGTGCCTGTGCTCGGCGCTCGCTGGCGCTACTCGGCGGCTTTCGCCTGCGGTTGTCTCGTATGCTTAGTTCCTTACGTCGCGAGCGGAGTTACCGGAGCGACGGAGATCGCGGAGCGTTTGCGCGGCGGTGCGACGGCTTCCTCAGAACGACCGTTGAACCGGAACAGCGTGAGCGATGACCGGATTTCTTCGGAGACGGAGTCAGCGGAAGCTGCGCCGCTCTATCAAGACGAGAAGCCGCTATTGTTCGGACGAAAGGATCGCTCGCGAAGCATTCGGCTACAAAACATCTGGGCCGTCACCCTTGCTTACTGTGGAGAATTCCTTCAGGCCGGCGGCTACTTCGTGCTGCCGTTGGCCGTGATCGGCATAGGAGCGCTCCGTCACCGCAAGTTGCATCCGTCGTTCTCGTTGCTCGGTTTATTTACGGCGATCTTTTGCCTAGTCGCATTTATTTTCGCCGCGCGGCAAGGCTACATCGCGAGCAGGCATTTCTTGTTGCCGGTCTTGGCGATGCTTCCTTATGCCTCTGCCGGGCTGGTCGCGATCGGGCAGCAATTGCGAACGCGGTTCTTCGCCGATAGCGATACACGCGGCATCGCGCGCGGCCTCACTACGGCTCTCGCCGGCGCGTGCGTGCTCGTCACGTTGCGTCCGCTGCATGGCACGCACACGGCGCATCGCCGCGCAGCCGATTGGCTTCGTTCGAGCGCGGCGGTCGAAGGGACCGTACTCGATCAACATGGCTGGACCGCGCTCTTCACCGGTCGTCCGACCTATCGGTTCGACGCCGCCGAAAAAGCACTCGTCGACCGACAACTGCGATACGTCTTAGTCGATCGTATCGATCTAGAAGCCGAGAGTCGCCGCGGCGAGTCGCTCCGCGCGGTGCTCGGCTCGGCCGACCGCGCAGACGTTTGCTTCCCCGACGCTCGGGGCCGCTGCGATCACGATGTACTTCTGTTTCATCGCACCGCTCAAGACAACGACGAGGTACGGCTCGCCTCGGATCACGCTCGTTTCCGACTTACCGCTCATCGTGAGATGTCCCATGCGCGATAA
- a CDS encoding class I SAM-dependent methyltransferase, protein MRDNIRSFVASAAESFPTVGTVYEFGSYIVPGQERIGDLRSLFPGRKYVGCDMRAGPGVDRIEDLGSLTLPDNSASTIVCVETLEHVFEVRRAADELMRVLAPGGVLLISTPFNFYLHNHPDDYWRLTPSCLQSLLAPLSATLVGWQGVDSFPHTVFAVACKAPVPEWFATGIGRFTTSFQSRLRALEAAEPWQKKLKSRLTGWLRSKGERRREQSYYRSQWMASYSMAEPATKVGLRTLQKVAVGLQDSK, encoded by the coding sequence ATGCGCGATAACATTCGCTCGTTCGTCGCTTCCGCCGCCGAAAGCTTTCCGACCGTCGGAACGGTCTATGAGTTCGGCTCGTACATCGTGCCGGGCCAAGAGCGAATCGGCGATCTACGGTCCCTGTTTCCGGGCCGCAAGTACGTCGGTTGCGATATGCGCGCGGGGCCGGGGGTCGATCGGATCGAAGACTTGGGGAGCCTCACGCTGCCCGACAATTCGGCATCGACGATCGTCTGCGTCGAAACCCTGGAGCACGTGTTCGAAGTTCGACGTGCGGCCGATGAACTGATGCGCGTTCTCGCGCCGGGAGGCGTGCTGCTGATCAGCACCCCGTTCAACTTCTATCTCCACAACCATCCCGACGATTATTGGCGGCTTACGCCGTCGTGTCTGCAAAGCCTGTTAGCACCTCTCTCCGCGACGCTCGTCGGCTGGCAAGGAGTCGATAGTTTTCCGCACACGGTCTTCGCGGTCGCGTGTAAGGCGCCGGTGCCCGAGTGGTTTGCGACCGGCATCGGACGATTCACGACCTCGTTCCAAAGTCGGCTGCGCGCGTTGGAAGCGGCCGAGCCGTGGCAGAAGAAGCTGAAAAGTCGCCTAACCGGCTGGCTGCGCTCGAAGGGGGAACGCCGCCGCGAGCAAAGTTACTACCGCTCGCAATGGATGGCTTCGTATTCGATGGCCGAACCAGCGACGAAAGTCGGCTTGCGGACTTTGCAGAAGGTTGCGGTCGGCCTGCAAGACTCGAAGTGA
- a CDS encoding ferredoxin family protein, producing MARPLTVVVSQGQSAQPAKRRLEEEIVAGLLFERGLEVTVVPHLYDLTPDGTGMLCLQGIAGDIVVVSWLFSRGAFWTLDRNGIRGREGKTLLVNESEETDDEDDAEADAKAKDVKPRVLESRDLPSRTIWCLDLKARDTAKPFLEEIVRIKTEQAVQPVTLLGILGGNSNTAAPPNDTVASLAVSRTLEAAEPLPPAQPTIVAEAPDRRWYPVIDYGRCTNCMECIDFCLFGVYGVDKVDTILVEQPDNCRKGCPACSRVCPENAIIFPQHKSPAIAGSPEGDAGSFKIDLSKLFGAPNALEQAALERDVELTAVGRAAVGLTVGIPKRQPAKSVAPKDDLDKLMDRLDDLDL from the coding sequence ATGGCTCGTCCACTCACCGTTGTCGTATCCCAGGGTCAAAGCGCTCAGCCGGCGAAGCGCCGGTTGGAAGAAGAGATCGTCGCGGGGTTGCTGTTCGAGCGCGGCCTGGAAGTCACGGTCGTCCCGCACCTTTACGACCTCACGCCCGACGGCACCGGGATGCTCTGCCTGCAAGGAATCGCGGGGGACATCGTCGTCGTGAGTTGGCTCTTCAGCCGCGGAGCGTTTTGGACCCTCGACCGCAACGGCATCCGAGGTCGTGAAGGCAAGACGCTGCTCGTGAACGAATCGGAAGAGACGGACGACGAAGACGACGCGGAAGCCGATGCGAAGGCGAAGGACGTAAAACCTCGCGTGCTCGAAAGTCGCGATCTGCCGAGTCGCACGATTTGGTGCCTCGATCTCAAAGCACGAGACACGGCCAAGCCGTTCCTCGAAGAGATCGTTCGGATCAAGACCGAGCAAGCGGTGCAGCCGGTCACGCTGTTAGGCATCCTCGGCGGCAACTCCAACACCGCCGCTCCACCAAACGATACCGTCGCATCGCTTGCGGTTTCGCGGACCCTCGAAGCTGCCGAACCGTTACCTCCAGCGCAACCGACGATCGTCGCCGAAGCTCCCGATCGCCGTTGGTATCCGGTGATCGACTACGGCCGCTGCACGAACTGCATGGAGTGCATCGATTTTTGCTTGTTCGGCGTCTACGGCGTCGACAAGGTCGATACGATTCTCGTCGAACAGCCCGACAATTGCCGCAAGGGTTGCCCGGCCTGTAGTCGGGTTTGTCCTGAGAACGCGATCATCTTTCCGCAACACAAGTCGCCGGCGATTGCGGGGAGTCCGGAAGGAGATGCCGGAAGCTTTAAGATCGATCTCTCGAAACTCTTCGGCGCACCGAACGCGCTGGAGCAAGCTGCGCTCGAGCGCGACGTCGAGTTGACGGCGGTAGGCCGCGCGGCCGTCGGTCTGACGGTCGGCATTCCGAAACGTCAACCCGCCAAGTCGGTCGCCCCGAAAGACGATCTCGATAAGCTGATGGACCGCCTCGACGACCTCGATCTCTGA
- a CDS encoding glycine cleavage system protein H, translating to MTDTAGTTGDLIFMMGKFAAHVPTDRLYARNHMWALPLANEQSAGGYRFGFSAYAVRLLQDVYFLEWTVDVGTNLREKQACGAIESSKAESELYAPTTGCLTAFNDKLLKDPTPINVDTYGDGWLFEMTCERAGLLTPDKYLEHLAAAWLIAERTIKGQMNE from the coding sequence ATGACGGACACGGCGGGAACGACGGGCGATCTCATCTTCATGATGGGAAAGTTCGCAGCGCACGTGCCGACCGATCGCTTGTATGCGAGAAATCACATGTGGGCGCTGCCCCTCGCCAACGAGCAATCCGCCGGCGGGTATCGCTTCGGTTTCTCGGCCTATGCGGTGCGGTTGTTGCAAGATGTGTACTTCTTAGAATGGACGGTCGACGTAGGGACGAACTTACGCGAGAAGCAAGCTTGCGGTGCGATCGAAAGCTCGAAAGCGGAGAGCGAGTTGTATGCTCCGACGACCGGCTGCTTGACCGCGTTCAACGATAAATTATTGAAAGACCCGACCCCGATCAACGTCGACACCTACGGCGACGGTTGGTTGTTCGAAATGACCTGCGAAAGGGCCGGCCTGCTCACTCCCGACAAGTACCTGGAACATCTCGCCGCCGCCTGGCTCATCGCCGAGCGCACGATTAAAGGGCAGATGAACGAGTGA
- a CDS encoding coproporphyrinogen III oxidase family protein, with translation MTVELKKTEVGSYFIANYPPFSQWTAEGVADVEQALHAPPLKVNGESTPLGLYLHIPFCRKRCKFCYFRVYTDKAAPDVERYVSALSREIELVSKLPVMGGRPFRFVYFGGGTPSFLSAKQLTSLVDRLRANINWDKAEEVTFECEPGTLSHSKLQTLKELGVTRLSLGVENFSDSVLEENGRAHLSPEIYKAWDWIRDVGFPNVNIDLISGMVGETWDQWRETVRKTVALAPESVTIYQMELPFNTTYSKDILGNHVETPVADWPTKRAWVTYAYDELLAAGYHVSSGYTLVKDKNRVNFSYRDNLWRGSDLLATGVASFGHVSGVHYQNLPEWEQYLTSLEAGKLPLHRALKITEHQKLVREMILQLKKGYLELPYFRNKFGVDVVERWHDVWKEYEGEGLLSIEPDRVKLTRDGLLCVDGLLPAFFEPEMQGVRYT, from the coding sequence ATGACCGTCGAACTCAAGAAAACCGAAGTCGGCAGCTACTTCATCGCCAACTATCCGCCGTTCTCCCAATGGACCGCTGAAGGCGTGGCCGACGTCGAGCAAGCGCTGCATGCGCCGCCCCTCAAGGTGAACGGCGAGTCGACGCCGCTGGGGCTCTATCTGCACATTCCGTTTTGTCGCAAGCGCTGTAAGTTCTGCTACTTCCGCGTCTACACCGACAAGGCCGCGCCGGATGTCGAGCGGTATGTGTCGGCCCTGTCGCGCGAGATCGAGCTCGTCAGCAAGCTCCCCGTCATGGGAGGCCGGCCGTTTCGCTTCGTTTATTTCGGCGGGGGAACGCCGTCGTTCCTCAGTGCCAAGCAACTCACGTCGCTCGTCGATCGGCTCCGCGCCAACATCAATTGGGACAAAGCCGAAGAAGTGACGTTCGAGTGCGAGCCCGGCACGCTGTCGCATAGCAAGCTGCAAACGCTTAAGGAACTCGGCGTGACGCGGTTGAGCCTCGGCGTCGAAAACTTTTCCGATAGCGTGCTCGAAGAAAACGGCCGAGCCCATCTCTCGCCCGAAATCTACAAAGCCTGGGACTGGATCCGCGACGTCGGCTTTCCGAACGTCAACATCGATCTCATTTCCGGCATGGTCGGCGAGACATGGGATCAGTGGCGCGAGACCGTTCGCAAAACGGTCGCACTCGCGCCGGAAAGCGTAACCATCTACCAGATGGAGTTGCCGTTCAACACGACCTACTCGAAAGACATTCTCGGCAACCACGTCGAGACGCCGGTCGCCGATTGGCCGACGAAGCGGGCCTGGGTCACCTACGCTTACGACGAGCTCCTGGCCGCCGGCTACCACGTCTCCAGCGGATATACGCTCGTCAAAGATAAGAACCGCGTCAACTTCAGCTACCGCGACAATCTCTGGCGCGGCTCCGATCTGCTCGCCACCGGTGTCGCGAGCTTCGGGCACGTGTCGGGAGTTCACTATCAGAACTTGCCCGAATGGGAGCAATATCTCACGTCGCTCGAAGCCGGCAAGCTGCCGCTGCATCGCGCGTTGAAGATCACGGAACATCAGAAACTCGTACGCGAAATGATCCTGCAATTGAAGAAGGGTTATCTCGAACTACCGTACTTCCGCAACAAGTTCGGCGTCGACGTCGTCGAACGTTGGCACGATGTTTGGAAAGAATACGAAGGCGAAGGTCTGCTCTCGATCGAGCCCGACCGCGTGAAGCTCACGCGCGATGGGCTGCTCTGCGTCGATGGCTTGCTTCCCGCCTTCTTCGAGCCGGAGATGCAGGGAGTTCGCTACACATGA
- a CDS encoding PQQ-binding-like beta-propeller repeat protein yields the protein MAAPPPAGAGAAQEPLQVTADSWPLFRGDAQARGVAVSPLPEKPEVLWKKTFKDAAFEATAVIQDGIIYIGTNNSDASGDLLALSLADGAEKWKFHSDAGFSSAAGLRGGRIYVGNFEGRCYCLDAAGKPLWGFEAKATIHGGPNFYRDQVLFTSEDGALYCLNGADGKLVWEYKIDQPLYCAPTIVENRVFLGGCDSAFHVIDLDTGKAVAVVDIGVQTGNAPAVIGDRAYFGTLGAGVLGIDWRKPEIAWTYVAGRRKQEYKSSAALSEGLVVLGCNDRQLRGIRMDDGKEAWTFAAKGNIESSPVVVGSRAFVGSSDGRLYAVDVKTGELVWDYEAGSDIVASPAVAAGRLVIGDIDGHLYCFGAK from the coding sequence GTGGCGGCGCCCCCTCCAGCCGGCGCCGGAGCTGCTCAGGAACCGTTGCAAGTTACCGCCGACTCTTGGCCGTTGTTCCGGGGTGATGCCCAGGCTCGAGGCGTGGCCGTGTCGCCGCTGCCGGAGAAGCCCGAGGTGCTGTGGAAGAAGACCTTCAAGGATGCCGCGTTCGAAGCCACGGCCGTTATCCAAGATGGAATCATCTACATCGGCACGAACAACAGCGACGCCTCGGGCGACCTGTTGGCTCTCTCGCTCGCCGACGGCGCGGAGAAGTGGAAGTTTCATAGCGATGCCGGATTCAGCTCGGCCGCCGGATTGCGAGGCGGCCGGATCTACGTCGGCAACTTCGAGGGTCGCTGCTATTGTCTCGATGCCGCGGGTAAACCGCTCTGGGGATTCGAAGCCAAGGCCACGATCCACGGCGGCCCAAACTTCTATCGCGACCAAGTTCTGTTTACGTCGGAAGACGGCGCGCTCTACTGCCTCAACGGGGCCGACGGCAAGCTGGTGTGGGAATACAAGATCGACCAGCCGCTTTATTGCGCCCCGACGATCGTCGAGAATCGGGTGTTTCTCGGCGGTTGCGATTCGGCGTTTCACGTCATCGATCTCGATACGGGCAAGGCGGTCGCGGTCGTAGATATCGGCGTGCAGACCGGTAACGCGCCGGCCGTGATCGGCGACCGCGCTTACTTCGGCACGCTCGGCGCCGGCGTGCTCGGAATCGATTGGCGGAAGCCCGAGATCGCTTGGACCTACGTGGCCGGCCGCCGCAAGCAAGAATATAAATCGTCGGCCGCGCTCTCCGAAGGGCTGGTCGTGCTCGGCTGCAACGATCGACAGCTGCGCGGCATCCGGATGGACGACGGCAAAGAAGCGTGGACGTTCGCCGCGAAGGGAAATATCGAATCCTCGCCGGTCGTCGTCGGCTCGCGAGCCTTCGTCGGCTCGAGCGACGGACGCTTATACGCCGTCGATGTGAAAACCGGCGAGCTCGTTTGGGACTACGAGGCGGGCTCCGATATCGTCGCTTCGCCGGCGGTCGCCGCCGGGCGGCTCGTCATCGGCGACATCGACGGACACCTCTACTGCTTCGGCGCGAAATGA
- a CDS encoding iron-containing alcohol dehydrogenase, translated as MAPFDYLLQTRLVFGPNRIEQLGDLAKEFGGSRVLVVSDPGIIRAGHTARGVDALHKAGLETLIYSDVGENPTTEHVERGTAVAREFRPDLVVGLGGGSSMDCAKGINFVYSCGGRMQDYWGIGKATKPMLPMIAVPTTAGTGSEAQSFALISDAETHVKMACGDKKAACKVALLDPTLTVTQPTRVTALTGIDAVAHALETYVTTKRNFMSILLSREAWRLLEKNFLRVLREPDDLDARGKMQLGAFLAGTAIENSMLGATHALANPLTAHFGIPHGQAIALMLPHVIRFNGEQHRDWYCELLAYVSGTNGAPSVASGPAGLADFLAQMVDTAGLAGKLSACDVDEGILPQMAADAAKQWTGTFNPRPLTTDDFLALYRAAY; from the coding sequence ATGGCACCTTTCGACTACCTGCTGCAGACCCGCCTTGTCTTCGGTCCGAATCGGATCGAGCAGCTTGGGGATTTGGCGAAGGAGTTCGGTGGGAGTCGCGTGCTGGTCGTGAGCGATCCCGGCATCATTCGCGCCGGGCACACGGCGCGCGGAGTCGATGCGTTACACAAAGCCGGCCTCGAGACGCTGATCTACTCCGACGTCGGCGAGAACCCAACGACGGAGCATGTCGAACGAGGCACGGCCGTGGCGCGGGAGTTCCGGCCCGACCTGGTCGTCGGCCTCGGCGGCGGCAGCAGCATGGACTGCGCGAAGGGGATCAACTTCGTCTATTCGTGCGGCGGACGGATGCAAGATTATTGGGGAATCGGCAAAGCGACGAAGCCGATGCTGCCGATGATCGCCGTGCCGACGACGGCCGGCACCGGCAGCGAAGCCCAATCGTTTGCGCTGATCAGTGATGCCGAGACGCACGTGAAGATGGCATGCGGCGATAAGAAGGCCGCGTGCAAGGTCGCGCTGTTGGATCCGACGCTCACCGTCACGCAGCCGACACGCGTCACGGCGCTCACCGGCATCGACGCCGTCGCCCATGCGCTCGAGACCTACGTGACGACGAAGCGCAACTTCATGTCGATCTTGCTGAGCCGCGAGGCATGGCGGTTGCTGGAGAAGAATTTCTTGCGAGTGCTGCGCGAGCCGGACGATTTGGATGCGCGCGGCAAGATGCAACTCGGCGCATTTCTCGCGGGCACCGCGATCGAAAACTCGATGCTCGGTGCCACGCACGCGCTGGCGAATCCGCTTACGGCCCACTTCGGCATCCCTCACGGCCAAGCGATCGCCCTCATGTTGCCGCATGTGATTCGCTTCAACGGCGAGCAGCACCGCGATTGGTATTGCGAGCTGTTGGCCTATGTGTCCGGCACGAATGGAGCCCCCTCCGTGGCGTCGGGTCCGGCCGGGCTGGCGGATTTCCTCGCCCAAATGGTCGACACGGCCGGCCTCGCCGGAAAGCTCTCCGCTTGCGACGTCGATGAAGGAATCTTGCCGCAAATGGCGGCCGATGCGGCCAAGCAATGGACCGGAACGTTCAATCCCCGCCCGTTAACGACCGATGATTTTCTCGCCCTGTATCGAGCCGCTTATTAG